Proteins encoded within one genomic window of Bacillus thuringiensis:
- the pyc gene encoding pyruvate carboxylase, giving the protein MTKLQRIQKVLVANRGEIAIRVFRACSELGLKTVAIYSKEDSGSYHRYKADESYLVGEGKKPIDAYLDIEGIIEIAKSNHVDAIHPGYGFLSENIQFAKRCEEEGIIFIGPKSKHLDMFGDKVKARTQAQLAQIPVIPGSDGPVDSLEEVEKFAEKYDYPIIIKASLGGGGRGMRIVRTSEELGESYNRAKSEAKAAFGNDEVYVEKFVEKPKHIEVQILADEEGNVVHLYERDCSVQRRHQKVVEIAPSVSLSDDLRQRICDAAVKLTKNVNYLNAGTVEFLVKDDEFYFIEVNPRVQVEHTITEMITGVDIVQSQILIADGHALHSKIVGVPKQEEVVVHGFAIQSRVTTEDPLNNFMPDTGKIMAYRSGGGFGVRLDTGNSFQGAVITPYYDSLLVKVTTWALTFEQAAAKMERNLKEFRIRGIKTNIPFLENVVKHKNFLSGEYDTSFIDVSPELFLFPKRKDRGTKMLNYIGSVTVNGFPGVGKKEKPIFPDARIPCLKHSEPIQNGTKQILDERGADGLVKWVQDQNRVLLTDTTFRDAHQSLLATRIRTKDLHQIAEPTARMLPNLFSAEMWGGATFDVAYRFLKEDPWERLLDLREKMPNVLFQMLLRSSNAVGYKNYPDNLIQKFVECSAQAGIDVFRIFDSLNWVEGMRVAIDAVRDTGKIAEATMCYTGDIHDPLRSKYDLNYYKNLAKELEASGAHILGIKDMAGLLKPNAAYDLVSALKETVSIPIHLHTHDTSGNGILTYTKAIEAGVDIVDVAVSSMAGQTSQPSANTLYYALGGNERQPDVNIESLEKLSHYWEDVRKYYAPFESGMNAPHTEVYMHEMPGGQYSNLQQQAKAVGLGDRFDEVKVMYRRVNDMFGDIVKVTPSSKVVGDMALFMVQNHLTEQDVLERGHSMDFPGSVVEMFSGDLGQPYGGFPKKLQEIILKGKEPLTVRPGELLEPVDFDALKEELFHKLGREVTIFDVVAYALYPKVFMDYEKVAELYGSVSVLDTPTFFYGMRLGEEIDVEIEQGKTLMVKLVSIGEPQPDGNRILYLEFNGQPREIVVKDESVKTTVAQRVKGNRENPNHISATMPGTVIKVVVKEGDEVRKGDSMAITEAMKMETTVQAPFNGKVKKVYVNDGDAIQTGDLLIELDH; this is encoded by the coding sequence ATGACAAAGCTGCAACGTATTCAAAAAGTATTGGTAGCTAACCGTGGAGAGATTGCAATTCGTGTGTTTCGAGCTTGTTCGGAACTTGGATTAAAAACAGTTGCAATCTATTCGAAAGAGGATAGTGGTTCTTATCATCGCTATAAAGCCGATGAGTCCTATTTAGTTGGGGAAGGAAAAAAACCAATTGATGCTTATCTAGATATTGAAGGCATTATTGAGATTGCAAAAAGTAATCATGTAGATGCAATCCACCCTGGATATGGTTTCTTGTCAGAAAATATTCAATTCGCGAAACGTTGCGAAGAAGAAGGAATTATCTTTATCGGTCCGAAAAGTAAGCATTTAGATATGTTTGGAGATAAAGTGAAAGCAAGAACACAAGCGCAGCTAGCACAAATCCCAGTTATACCTGGTAGTGATGGTCCAGTAGATTCATTAGAAGAAGTCGAAAAATTTGCTGAAAAGTATGATTACCCGATTATTATTAAAGCGTCCCTTGGTGGTGGCGGTCGTGGTATGCGTATTGTGCGTACTAGTGAGGAATTAGGAGAATCATATAATCGAGCAAAATCAGAAGCGAAAGCAGCCTTTGGTAATGATGAAGTTTACGTCGAAAAATTCGTTGAAAAACCTAAACATATAGAAGTACAAATTTTAGCAGATGAAGAAGGCAATGTTGTTCATTTATACGAGCGTGACTGTTCTGTACAACGTCGTCATCAAAAAGTTGTAGAAATAGCACCGAGTGTATCACTTTCAGATGATCTGCGTCAGCGTATTTGTGATGCTGCTGTGAAGTTAACGAAAAATGTAAACTATTTAAATGCAGGAACAGTAGAATTCCTTGTAAAAGATGATGAGTTTTACTTTATTGAAGTAAATCCACGTGTTCAAGTAGAACATACGATTACAGAGATGATCACAGGAGTCGATATCGTTCAATCACAAATTTTAATAGCTGATGGACATGCATTACATAGTAAAATAGTAGGTGTTCCGAAGCAAGAGGAAGTGGTTGTACACGGATTTGCAATCCAATCTCGTGTAACAACTGAAGACCCACTAAATAATTTTATGCCGGATACAGGAAAAATTATGGCGTATCGATCAGGCGGTGGTTTTGGTGTGCGTCTTGATACAGGAAATAGCTTCCAAGGTGCAGTTATTACACCATACTACGATTCTTTACTTGTAAAAGTTACAACTTGGGCACTTACTTTTGAGCAAGCTGCTGCAAAAATGGAACGTAACTTAAAAGAATTCCGTATTCGTGGTATTAAAACAAATATTCCATTCCTAGAGAATGTAGTAAAACATAAAAACTTCTTATCAGGAGAATATGATACTTCGTTTATTGATGTGTCACCTGAACTATTCTTGTTCCCGAAACGTAAAGACCGCGGAACGAAAATGTTAAATTATATTGGTTCAGTAACAGTAAATGGCTTCCCAGGAGTAGGGAAAAAAGAAAAGCCAATATTCCCAGATGCTCGTATTCCATGTTTAAAACATTCAGAGCCAATCCAAAATGGAACGAAACAAATTTTGGACGAGCGTGGAGCAGATGGATTAGTAAAATGGGTACAGGATCAAAACCGTGTACTTTTAACGGATACAACATTCCGTGATGCACATCAGTCATTACTTGCAACTCGTATTCGTACAAAAGATTTACATCAAATTGCAGAGCCAACAGCGAGAATGTTACCGAATTTATTCTCAGCGGAAATGTGGGGCGGTGCAACGTTTGATGTTGCATATCGTTTCTTAAAAGAAGATCCATGGGAACGATTACTAGATCTTCGTGAAAAAATGCCAAACGTTTTATTCCAAATGTTACTTCGCTCTTCAAACGCAGTAGGTTACAAAAACTATCCGGATAATTTAATTCAAAAGTTTGTGGAATGTTCTGCGCAAGCTGGAATTGACGTGTTCCGTATTTTTGATAGCTTAAACTGGGTAGAAGGTATGAGAGTTGCAATTGATGCTGTACGAGATACTGGTAAAATTGCAGAAGCAACAATGTGCTATACAGGAGATATTCATGATCCGTTACGTAGTAAATATGATTTAAATTACTATAAAAACTTAGCAAAAGAGTTAGAAGCATCAGGGGCTCACATTTTAGGTATTAAAGATATGGCGGGCTTATTAAAACCAAATGCAGCATATGATCTGGTTTCAGCATTAAAAGAGACGGTATCGATTCCGATTCACCTGCACACACACGATACGAGTGGCAATGGTATATTAACGTATACGAAGGCAATTGAAGCAGGTGTTGACATTGTCGATGTAGCGGTAAGTTCTATGGCTGGTCAAACGTCACAACCAAGTGCGAACACGCTATACTATGCGTTAGGCGGAAATGAAAGACAGCCAGACGTTAATATAGAATCATTAGAAAAATTATCTCATTACTGGGAAGATGTACGTAAATACTACGCACCGTTTGAAAGTGGTATGAATGCTCCTCATACAGAGGTATATATGCACGAAATGCCAGGCGGACAGTATAGTAATTTACAACAACAAGCGAAAGCGGTTGGTTTAGGAGATCGCTTCGATGAAGTGAAAGTAATGTACCGCCGTGTGAATGACATGTTTGGCGATATTGTTAAAGTAACGCCATCATCTAAAGTTGTCGGTGATATGGCATTATTTATGGTTCAAAATCACTTAACAGAACAAGATGTTTTAGAGCGTGGGCATTCTATGGACTTCCCAGGGTCTGTCGTTGAAATGTTCTCAGGAGATTTAGGACAACCATATGGTGGCTTCCCGAAAAAGTTACAAGAAATTATTTTAAAAGGGAAAGAACCATTAACAGTAAGACCGGGTGAATTATTAGAGCCAGTAGATTTTGACGCGTTAAAAGAAGAGCTATTCCATAAACTTGGACGCGAAGTGACAATTTTTGATGTGGTTGCATATGCATTATATCCAAAAGTATTTATGGATTACGAAAAAGTTGCTGAGCTTTATGGAAGTGTATCTGTTCTTGATACTCCGACATTCTTCTACGGTATGAGACTTGGTGAAGAAATCGATGTGGAAATTGAGCAAGGTAAAACATTGATGGTTAAACTAGTATCAATCGGAGAGCCTCAGCCAGATGGAAATCGTATTCTTTACTTGGAGTTTAACGGTCAACCACGTGAGATTGTTGTGAAAGACGAAAGTGTGAAAACGACAGTTGCACAACGTGTGAAAGGAAACCGTGAAAATCCAAACCACATTAGTGCAACAATGCCAGGAACGGTCATTAAAGTCGTTGTAAAAGAAGGCGATGAAGTGAGAAAAGGCGATTCTATGGCAATTACTGAAGCGATGAAAATGGAAACGACAGTTCAAGCGCCGTTCAATGGAAAAGTGAAAAAAGTATATGTTAACGATGGAGATGCAATTCAAACGGGTGACTTACTCATTGAATTAGATCACTAA
- the ftsW gene encoding putative lipid II flippase FtsW: MKRVWKSMDYSLLLPLVILCVLGVIMVYSSSSIVAISSKNNWPADHFFKKQLVALAIGTVILVIVVIIPYKLWRKKIVLAAMGLGSIGLLTAAFLFGKVINGAKGWILGIQPAEFVKIAVIITLASFFAKKQERQTPFFQGIIPPLFVVGGSMVLILLQNDLGTDILIGGTVLIMFFCSGVNVNLWIKRFLLTSVVWIPALYFIGNYKLSQYQKARFSVFLDPFNDPQNDGFQLINSFIGIASGGLNGRGLGNSIQKYGYLPEPQTDFIMAIISEELGFIGVAIILICLLLIIIRSFRVAQKCKDPFGSLIAIGIASLIGIQTFVNVGGMSGLIPLTGVPLPFISYGGSSLLANLIAMGILLNVASHVKRQEKQQNEIMKEREQDGPRLVVVK, from the coding sequence ATGAAAAGAGTATGGAAATCAATGGATTATTCATTATTACTTCCTCTTGTTATCTTATGTGTGTTAGGAGTTATAATGGTATATAGTTCTAGTTCCATTGTCGCGATTTCGTCGAAAAATAACTGGCCAGCAGATCACTTTTTTAAAAAACAATTAGTTGCTCTTGCTATTGGAACGGTAATACTTGTGATTGTAGTTATAATTCCTTACAAATTGTGGAGGAAAAAAATAGTTCTTGCAGCGATGGGGTTAGGAAGTATTGGTTTACTAACAGCAGCTTTCCTTTTCGGTAAGGTAATCAATGGTGCAAAAGGATGGATACTAGGTATACAGCCAGCTGAGTTTGTAAAAATAGCAGTTATTATTACGCTAGCAAGTTTTTTTGCTAAGAAACAAGAGAGGCAAACCCCTTTTTTTCAAGGGATAATACCTCCCTTATTTGTTGTCGGTGGATCGATGGTATTAATTTTATTACAAAATGATTTAGGGACTGACATATTAATAGGTGGAACAGTGTTAATTATGTTCTTCTGTTCAGGAGTTAACGTTAACTTGTGGATAAAAAGATTTTTATTAACATCTGTCGTGTGGATTCCAGCGTTGTATTTTATTGGAAACTATAAATTGAGTCAATACCAAAAAGCACGATTTTCAGTTTTTCTTGATCCGTTTAACGATCCCCAAAATGATGGATTCCAATTAATTAATTCCTTTATTGGAATTGCCTCAGGTGGGTTAAATGGTAGAGGACTAGGAAATAGTATACAAAAGTATGGCTACTTACCAGAGCCGCAAACGGATTTTATTATGGCGATTATATCTGAAGAACTAGGTTTTATAGGTGTAGCTATCATTTTAATCTGTTTACTACTTATTATCATTCGTTCGTTTAGAGTGGCACAAAAATGTAAAGATCCATTTGGAAGTTTAATTGCAATCGGAATTGCAAGTTTAATTGGAATACAAACATTTGTTAATGTTGGTGGTATGTCTGGATTAATACCGCTTACAGGGGTACCTTTACCGTTTATTAGTTATGGTGGTAGTTCTTTATTGGCTAATCTAATTGCGATGGGTATATTATTAAATGTTGCTAGTCATGTAAAACGACAAGAGAAACAACAAAATGAGATAATGAAAGAAAGAGAACAAGATGGACCACGTCTTGTAGTTGTAAAATAA
- a CDS encoding YlaN family protein yields MASETVSNHQEKALALLQADAEKILRLIKVQMDHLTMPQCPLYEEVLDTQMFGLSREVDFAVRLGLIAEEQGKAMLGELERELSALHEAFTNKQQ; encoded by the coding sequence TTGGCGTCTGAGACAGTATCAAATCATCAGGAAAAGGCACTAGCCCTTCTACAAGCGGATGCGGAGAAGATTTTAAGACTTATTAAGGTGCAAATGGACCATCTTACAATGCCGCAATGTCCATTATATGAAGAAGTGTTAGACACGCAAATGTTTGGACTATCCCGCGAAGTCGATTTTGCAGTTCGCCTTGGTCTTATTGCAGAAGAACAAGGGAAAGCAATGCTAGGAGAGCTTGAACGTGAGTTATCTGCACTTCATGAAGCATTTACAAACAAACAACAATAA
- a CDS encoding PhoH family protein, with protein MDKIYVLDTNVLLQDPLSIFSFETNEVVIPAVVLEEVDSKKRYMDEVGRNARYVSKLIDKFREIGKLHESIPLENGGTFRIELNHRSFVQLQDIFVEKTNDNRILAVAKNLSLEEQEKEDGKSVILVSKDVLVRVKADAIGLKAEDYLSDRVIEVDNIYSGFLEGYISKEQLDYFYEKGELPLSEIANHPFYPNQFVVMKDALGGSSSALGIVDHLGKKVKKLIFHNEQVWGIRPRNVQQIMGLELLLREDIPLVTLTGKAGTGKTLLALASGLMQTEDLGLYKKLLVARPIVPVGKDIGYLPGEKEEKLRPWMQPIFDNLEYLFNTKKPGELDAILAGMGSIEVEALTYIRGRSIPDQFIIIDEAQNLTKHEVKTILTRVGEKSKIVLMGDPQQIDHPYLDEYNNGLTYVVEKFKEQRISGHVKFVKGERSNLAQLAADLL; from the coding sequence TTGGATAAAATTTATGTGTTAGATACGAATGTACTTTTGCAGGATCCTTTATCTATTTTTTCATTTGAAACCAATGAAGTAGTGATTCCAGCAGTTGTATTAGAAGAGGTTGATTCGAAAAAACGTTATATGGATGAAGTAGGACGAAACGCTCGTTATGTATCTAAGTTAATAGACAAATTTCGTGAAATAGGAAAGCTGCATGAAAGTATTCCGCTAGAAAACGGCGGTACATTTCGTATTGAATTAAATCATCGTTCATTTGTTCAACTACAAGATATTTTTGTAGAAAAAACAAATGATAATCGAATTTTAGCTGTAGCAAAAAATCTATCTTTAGAAGAACAAGAAAAAGAGGACGGGAAGTCTGTTATTTTAGTAAGTAAAGACGTGCTCGTAAGGGTAAAAGCTGATGCGATTGGTTTGAAGGCGGAAGATTATTTAAGTGATCGTGTAATTGAAGTAGATAATATATATTCAGGATTTTTAGAAGGATATATATCAAAAGAGCAATTGGATTATTTTTATGAAAAAGGCGAATTGCCTTTATCCGAAATTGCAAATCATCCTTTTTATCCAAATCAATTTGTAGTAATGAAAGATGCATTAGGAGGATCTAGTTCAGCACTTGGTATTGTTGATCACTTAGGTAAGAAGGTAAAGAAACTTATTTTTCACAATGAACAAGTATGGGGAATACGACCACGAAATGTACAGCAAATTATGGGATTAGAATTGTTGCTTCGTGAAGATATTCCGCTAGTAACGTTAACGGGGAAAGCTGGTACAGGAAAAACATTACTCGCGTTGGCTTCGGGGCTCATGCAAACGGAAGATTTAGGGCTATATAAAAAACTACTCGTTGCAAGGCCGATTGTTCCAGTCGGAAAAGATATCGGTTATTTACCAGGAGAAAAAGAAGAAAAGTTAAGACCGTGGATGCAACCGATTTTTGATAATCTAGAGTATTTATTTAATACGAAAAAGCCCGGAGAGTTAGATGCTATTTTAGCTGGAATGGGCTCGATTGAAGTAGAAGCTCTTACCTATATACGTGGAAGAAGTATTCCAGATCAGTTCATTATAATTGACGAAGCACAAAATTTAACGAAGCATGAAGTGAAAACGATATTAACAAGGGTAGGAGAAAAAAGTAAAATTGTATTAATGGGAGATCCTCAGCAAATCGATCATCCGTATTTGGATGAATATAATAACGGTTTAACATATGTTGTAGAGAAGTTTAAAGAGCAACGTATTAGTGGTCATGTAAAGTTTGTTAAAGGGGAGCGATCTAATTTAGCTCAACTAGCTGCAGATTTATTATAA
- a CDS encoding pyridoxamine 5'-phosphate oxidase family protein yields MANIVEPTLTDDLVQSLRKECIVMVATTDFEKQVPNVSAISWVYAVSKTSIRFAVDQRSRIVENIRHSTGVVLTIMANDSVFSISGAGEILTDRMEGIPLKLTVIEVNVQEVRDVMFYGAKLATEPTYEKTYDLRAAKKLDNQVLVGMKEL; encoded by the coding sequence ATGGCGAATATAGTAGAGCCTACATTAACAGATGATTTAGTACAATCGTTACGTAAAGAGTGTATTGTTATGGTAGCAACAACAGATTTTGAAAAACAAGTTCCTAACGTAAGTGCTATTTCTTGGGTGTATGCAGTGAGTAAAACTAGTATTCGATTTGCAGTAGATCAACGTTCACGTATTGTGGAAAATATACGGCATAGTACAGGGGTGGTATTGACTATAATGGCGAATGATTCCGTATTTTCCATAAGTGGTGCAGGTGAAATTTTGACTGATAGAATGGAAGGCATTCCTCTAAAATTAACTGTAATAGAAGTAAATGTACAAGAAGTACGTGATGTTATGTTTTATGGTGCAAAACTTGCAACTGAACCAACATATGAAAAAACATATGATCTTCGGGCAGCAAAGAAGCTCGATAACCAAGTGTTAGTAGGAATGAAAGAATTATAA
- a CDS encoding YlaI family protein gives MRVKCMICDKKDMLDDENPMAKKLRNRPIHTYMCMECSERIAERTMERHASGSFRLYRDKKVEDDW, from the coding sequence ATGAGAGTCAAATGTATGATTTGTGATAAAAAAGATATGTTAGATGATGAAAATCCTATGGCAAAAAAACTGCGTAATCGCCCTATTCATACATATATGTGCATGGAATGTTCGGAACGAATTGCAGAACGTACGATGGAACGTCATGCAAGTGGTAGCTTCCGTTTATACCGTGATAAAAAAGTCGAAGACGATTGGTAA
- a CDS encoding YlaH-like family protein, producing the protein MLERMSFFAKLCKVDENPELGMWLLYGIIIILSALVYNLGFARKLSIIKNIVIYISLAIGCTVLTFFAVFLPVGEGLVVAAIVLGIYRLRLRQARQQKVG; encoded by the coding sequence GTGTTAGAAAGAATGTCTTTTTTTGCGAAATTATGTAAAGTTGATGAAAATCCAGAACTAGGGATGTGGTTACTGTATGGCATCATTATTATATTAAGTGCACTTGTGTATAATTTAGGTTTTGCAAGAAAACTATCAATAATAAAAAATATAGTGATATATATATCGTTAGCGATTGGATGTACAGTGTTAACTTTCTTTGCAGTTTTTTTACCTGTTGGAGAGGGACTTGTTGTAGCGGCAATTGTACTTGGGATTTATAGGTTACGATTACGTCAAGCAAGACAACAAAAAGTAGGATGA